A region from the Vicia villosa cultivar HV-30 ecotype Madison, WI linkage group LG3, Vvil1.0, whole genome shotgun sequence genome encodes:
- the LOC131657984 gene encoding uncharacterized protein LOC131657984, protein MADNDEDDGDFTQQVQPFNVVFHHGGEFVRMDDGEIIFRGGLSRTVYRQSDDNAYDLSAYATAMQLDADMRRSCVNDFAGLDVSDEERVKRLNDNGDERTTAIADGFEGIDVTIPIRKSLEIAGLLPCPSKRKLEDEDYVSEELDSSDPDKFEDEKGSRFEKFWKEQFNKNFKFKWGMQFNSLDDFREAIREWTILNGMEITFMKNEGYRVRVECKAQCGFSMLCSRVGQKETFAIKTKKDTHTCARVLENRSANSRWEAMYVVKKMQTTNTVRISDIIQDMRQNHSVGITVARAWKAKLIAKKIINGDGSYNC, encoded by the exons ATGGCTGACAACGACGAAGATGATGGCGATTTCACTCAG CAAGTGCAACCCTTTAATGTCGTCTTCCACCATGGAGGCGAGTTTGTAAGGATGGATGATGGTGAAATCATATTCAGGGGTGGTCTTTCAAGAACTGTTTATAGGCAG agCGATGATAATGCTTATGATTTATCTGCTTATGCTACTGCTATGCAATTGGATGCAGACAT GAGGCGTAGTTGTGTGAATGATTTTGCTGGGTTAGATGTAAGTGATGAAGAGAGAGTTAAACGCTTGAATGACAATGGGGATGAAAGGACCACTGCTATTGCAGATGGATTTGAAGGAATTGATGTCACTATACCTATTAGGAAGAGTCTAGAAATAGCTGGTTTGTTACCTTGTCCCAGTAAGAGGAAATTGGAAGACGAGGATTATGTTAGTGAGGAGTTGGACAGCTCAGATCCAGATAAATTTGAAGATGAAAAAGGGTCTAGGTTTGAGAAGTTCTGGAAAGAGCAATTTAATAAGAATTTTAAGTTTAAATGGGGTATGCAGTTCAACTCTCTAGATGACTTTAGGGAGGCAATTCGTGAGTGGACAATTTTAAATGGAATGGAGATAACTTTTATGAAAAATGAGGGGTACAGAGTAAGGGTAGAGTGCAAGGCTCAATGTGGATTTTCCATGCTTTGCTCAAGGGTGGGCCAGAAAGAAACTTTTGCCATTAAGACTAAAAAAGATAcccacacatgtgctagggttttaGAAAATAGATCTGCAAATTCTAGATGGGAGGCCATGTATGTTGTGAAGAAAATGCAAACAACTAACACAGTGAGGATCTCTGATATAATACAAGACATGAGACAAAACCATTCAGTGGGTATAACTGTGGCTCGGGCGTGGAAAGCCAAATTGATTGCAAAGAAGATAATTAATGGAGATGGTTCATACAATTGTTAA